One stretch of Streptomyces agglomeratus DNA includes these proteins:
- the purM gene encoding phosphoribosylformylglycinamidine cyclo-ligase, which translates to MSAESVGRAAHAGEGASYAAAGVDIEAGDRAVELMKEWVKKTQRPEVLGGLGGFAGLFDASALKRYERPLLASATDGVGTKVDLARKMGVYDTIGHDLVGMVVDDLVVCGAEPLFMTDYICVGKVHPERVAAIVKGIAEGCVLAGCALVGGETAEHPGLLGEDDFDVAGAGTGVVEYDRLLGADRIRKGDAVIAMASSGLHSNGYSLVRHVVFDRAGWSLDREVEEFGRTLGEELLEPTKIYSLDCLALTRTTEVHAFSHITGGGLANNLARVIPDGLHATVDRATWTPGAVFDLVGKAGQVERLELEKTLNMGVGMMAVVPGESVDVALETLADRGVAAWVAGEITERGDRATGATLTGDYAK; encoded by the coding sequence ATGTCTGCTGAATCTGTTGGGCGTGCTGCGCACGCGGGCGAAGGTGCCAGCTACGCGGCCGCGGGCGTCGACATCGAGGCAGGCGACCGCGCCGTAGAGCTGATGAAGGAGTGGGTGAAGAAGACGCAGCGCCCCGAGGTCCTCGGTGGCCTGGGCGGCTTCGCCGGTCTCTTCGACGCCTCCGCGCTCAAGCGCTACGAGCGGCCGCTGCTCGCCTCCGCCACCGACGGTGTCGGTACGAAGGTCGACCTCGCCCGCAAGATGGGCGTGTACGACACGATCGGCCACGACCTCGTCGGCATGGTCGTCGACGACCTGGTCGTCTGCGGCGCCGAGCCGCTCTTCATGACCGACTACATCTGTGTCGGCAAGGTTCACCCCGAGCGTGTCGCGGCCATCGTGAAGGGCATCGCCGAAGGCTGTGTCCTCGCCGGCTGCGCCCTGGTCGGCGGCGAGACGGCCGAGCACCCGGGCCTGCTGGGCGAGGACGACTTCGACGTCGCCGGCGCCGGTACGGGCGTTGTGGAGTACGACCGGCTGCTGGGCGCGGACCGTATCCGTAAGGGGGACGCGGTGATCGCCATGGCGTCCTCCGGTCTTCACTCGAACGGGTACTCGCTGGTGCGCCACGTGGTCTTCGACCGCGCCGGCTGGTCGCTGGACCGCGAGGTCGAGGAGTTCGGCCGCACGCTCGGCGAGGAGCTTCTGGAGCCCACCAAGATCTACTCGCTGGACTGCCTGGCCCTCACCCGCACCACCGAGGTGCACGCTTTCAGCCACATCACGGGCGGCGGTCTTGCCAACAACCTGGCCCGCGTGATCCCGGACGGCCTGCACGCGACGGTCGACCGCGCCACCTGGACCCCCGGCGCGGTGTTCGATCTCGTCGGCAAGGCCGGTCAGGTCGAGCGGCTCGAACTGGAGAAGACTCTCAACATGGGCGTCGGCATGATGGCCGTGGTCCCCGGTGAGTCGGTGGACGTGGCCCTGGAGACCCTCGCGGACCGGGGCGTGGCGGCCTGGGTCGCCGGAGAGATCACCGAGCGCGGAGACCGCGCCACGGGCGCGACGCTTACGGGCGACTACGCCAAGTAG
- a CDS encoding Leu/Phe/Val dehydrogenase, with the protein MTDATDGVLHTLFRSEQGGHEQVVLCQDRASGLKAVIAIHSTALGPALGGTRFYPYATEEEAVADALNLARGMSYKNAMAGLDHGGGKAVIIGDPETLKSEELLLAYGRFVNSLGGRYVTACDVGTYVADMDVVARETRWATGRSPENGGAGDSSVLTAFGVFQGMRASAQHLWGDPTLRGRKVGIAGVGKVGHHLVEHLLSDGAEVVITDVREESVRRITDRHPNVTVVADTEALIRVEGLDIYAPCALGGALNDESVPVLTAKVVCGAANNQLAHPGVEKDLADRGILYAPDYVVNAGGVIQVADELRGFDFDRCKVQAAKIFDTTLAIFARAKTDGIPPAAAADRIAEQRMAEARRS; encoded by the coding sequence GTGACCGACGCAACCGACGGCGTCCTGCACACCCTGTTCCGATCGGAACAGGGCGGCCACGAGCAAGTCGTGCTGTGCCAGGACCGTGCCTCCGGCCTCAAGGCCGTCATCGCCATCCACTCCACCGCCCTGGGCCCGGCCCTCGGCGGTACGCGCTTCTACCCGTACGCGACCGAGGAAGAGGCCGTCGCCGACGCGCTGAACCTGGCGCGCGGCATGTCGTACAAGAACGCCATGGCCGGACTCGACCACGGCGGCGGCAAGGCCGTGATCATCGGCGACCCCGAGACGCTCAAGAGCGAGGAACTGCTCCTCGCGTACGGCCGGTTCGTGAACTCCCTCGGCGGCCGTTACGTGACCGCCTGCGACGTCGGCACGTACGTCGCCGACATGGACGTCGTCGCCCGTGAGACCCGCTGGGCCACCGGCCGCTCCCCGGAGAACGGCGGCGCGGGCGACTCCTCCGTGCTGACCGCCTTCGGTGTCTTCCAGGGCATGCGGGCCTCGGCCCAGCACCTCTGGGGCGACCCGACCCTGCGCGGCCGCAAGGTCGGCATCGCGGGCGTCGGCAAGGTCGGCCACCACCTCGTCGAGCACCTCCTGTCGGACGGCGCCGAGGTCGTGATCACGGACGTCCGGGAGGAGTCGGTACGCCGCATCACCGACCGCCACCCGAACGTCACGGTCGTCGCGGACACCGAGGCGCTGATCCGCGTCGAGGGCCTCGACATCTACGCCCCGTGCGCGCTCGGCGGCGCCCTGAACGACGAGAGCGTTCCGGTGCTCACGGCGAAGGTGGTGTGCGGCGCGGCCAACAACCAGCTCGCGCACCCGGGCGTCGAGAAGGACCTCGCGGACCGCGGGATCCTCTACGCGCCCGACTACGTGGTGAACGCCGGCGGCGTGATCCAGGTGGCGGACGAGCTGCGCGGCTTCGACTTCGACCGGTGCAAGGTGCAGGCCGCGAAGATCTTCGACACCACGCTGGCAATATTCGCACGTGCGAAGACGGACGGCATTCCGCCGGCCGCTGCGGCCGACCGGATCGCGGAGCAGAGGATGGCGGAGGCGCGCCGGAGCTGA
- a CDS encoding putative leader peptide, with protein MQPLGDFSVTLVERRHVDLVRVASAICRCA; from the coding sequence ATGCAGCCCCTCGGTGACTTCTCCGTCACGCTTGTGGAGCGCCGCCACGTCGACCTGGTCCGTGTCGCGAGCGCCATCTGTCGCTGCGCGTAG
- a CDS encoding DUF3073 domain-containing protein has translation MGRGRAKAKQTKVARQLKYSSGGTDLSRLANELGASTTSQQPPNGEPFEDDDEEDDPYAQYAAQYNDDEDEDSTEESGPSAHRRGA, from the coding sequence ATGGGGCGCGGCCGGGCAAAGGCCAAGCAGACTAAGGTCGCCCGCCAGCTGAAGTACAGCAGCGGCGGGACTGACCTGTCGCGTCTGGCCAACGAGCTGGGCGCTTCGACGACTTCGCAACAGCCGCCTAATGGCGAGCCGTTCGAGGACGACGACGAGGAAGACGACCCGTACGCACAGTACGCGGCTCAGTACAACGATGACGAGGACGAGGACTCGACCGAAGAGTCCGGCCCTTCGGCACATCGTCGCGGCGCTTGA
- the purF gene encoding amidophosphoribosyltransferase — protein MPRGDGRLNHDLLPGEKGPQDACGVFGVWAPGEEVAKLTYFGLYALQHRGQESAGIAVSNGSQILVFKDMGLVSQVFDETSLGSLQGHIAVGHARYSTTGASVWENAQPTFRATAHGSIALGHNGNLVNTAQLAEMVAALPKENGRATQVAATNDTDLVTALLAGQTDDDGKPLTIEEAAAKILPEVMGAFSLVFMDEGTLYAARDPQGIRPLVLGRLERGWVVASESAALDICGAAYVREVEPGEMLAIDENGLRTSRFAEAKPKGCVFEYVYLARPDTDIAGRNVYLSRVEMGRKLAKEAPVEADLVIATPESGTPAAIGYAEASGIPYGSGLVKNAYVGRTFIQPSQTIRQLGIRLKLNPLKEVIRGKRLVVVDDSIVRGNTQRALVKMLREAGAAEIHIRISSPPVKWPCFFGIDFATRAELIANGMTIDEIGKSLGADSLSYISIDGMIESTTIPKANLCRACFDGEYPMELPDPELLGKQLLETELAAGPASAAAEALRRP, from the coding sequence GTGCCTCGTGGTGATGGACGACTCAACCACGACCTGCTCCCCGGTGAGAAAGGCCCCCAGGACGCTTGCGGCGTCTTCGGTGTCTGGGCTCCCGGCGAAGAGGTCGCCAAGCTCACCTATTTCGGACTGTATGCCTTGCAGCACCGTGGACAGGAGTCCGCGGGCATCGCAGTGAGCAACGGGTCCCAGATCCTGGTCTTCAAGGACATGGGACTGGTCTCGCAGGTCTTCGACGAAACTTCCCTCGGCTCCCTCCAGGGCCACATCGCGGTCGGTCATGCCCGCTACTCCACCACCGGAGCCTCGGTGTGGGAGAACGCGCAGCCGACGTTCCGTGCCACCGCGCACGGCTCGATCGCCCTGGGTCACAACGGCAACCTGGTCAACACGGCGCAGCTCGCCGAGATGGTCGCCGCCCTGCCCAAGGAGAACGGCCGCGCGACCCAGGTCGCCGCGACCAACGACACCGACCTGGTCACAGCCCTGCTGGCCGGCCAGACGGACGACGACGGCAAGCCCCTCACGATCGAGGAAGCCGCCGCCAAGATCCTCCCCGAGGTCATGGGCGCCTTCTCCCTCGTCTTCATGGACGAGGGGACGCTCTACGCCGCCCGCGACCCGCAGGGCATCCGCCCGCTGGTCCTCGGCCGGCTGGAGCGCGGCTGGGTGGTGGCCTCCGAGTCCGCCGCCCTCGACATCTGCGGCGCCGCGTACGTCCGTGAGGTCGAGCCGGGCGAGATGCTCGCCATCGACGAGAACGGTCTGCGCACCTCCCGATTCGCGGAAGCGAAGCCCAAGGGCTGCGTCTTCGAGTACGTCTACCTGGCGCGCCCGGACACGGACATCGCCGGCCGCAACGTCTATCTCTCGCGTGTCGAGATGGGCCGGAAACTGGCCAAGGAAGCCCCGGTCGAGGCCGACCTGGTGATAGCTACGCCCGAGTCCGGCACCCCCGCGGCCATCGGCTACGCGGAGGCCAGCGGAATTCCGTACGGCTCGGGCCTCGTCAAGAACGCGTACGTCGGCCGGACCTTCATCCAGCCGTCGCAGACGATCCGCCAGCTCGGTATCCGCCTGAAGCTCAACCCGCTCAAGGAAGTCATCCGCGGCAAGCGCCTGGTGGTCGTCGACGACTCGATCGTCCGCGGCAACACCCAGCGCGCCCTGGTCAAGATGCTCCGCGAGGCCGGCGCCGCCGAGATCCACATCCGGATCTCCTCCCCGCCGGTGAAGTGGCCCTGCTTCTTCGGGATCGACTTCGCGACCCGCGCGGAGCTCATCGCCAACGGCATGACGATCGACGAGATCGGCAAGTCCCTGGGCGCCGACTCGCTCTCGTACATCTCCATCGACGGGATGATCGAGTCGACCACCATTCCCAAGGCGAACCTGTGCCGCGCCTGCTTCGACGGCGAGTATCCGATGGAGCTCCCGGACCCCGAGCTGCTCGGTAAGCAGCTTCTGGAGACCGAGCTCGCGGCCGGCCCGGCGAGCGCCGCGGCCGAGGCGCTCCGTCGCCCGTAA